CGAAGATCTCAAGTAAACCGGCAGATGAAGATCATCCTTATGGTCACGGCAGGGCAGAACTGATAGCTTCGATGTTGATAGGTGTGCTTCTGGCTATAGTGAGTGTAGAATTCGTTCACCAGTCAGTAGATAGATATAATAATCAGGAATCCGCAGAATATGGCACAATAGCAATAATCGTGACGCTAATATCAATCATATTAAAGGAATTATTAGCTCGATATTCCATCCATTTCGGGAAAAAGCATCATCTATCCACCCTGATAGCGGATGGACAACATCACAGGAGTGATGCCCTATCATCAGTAGTTGTCATGGCAGGTATTATTGCAGGCAGCAGATTCTGGTGGATGGACTCATTATTAGGAATATTAGTAGCAATAATGATCGGATATAC
The sequence above is a segment of the Candidatus Stygibacter australis genome. Coding sequences within it:
- a CDS encoding cation diffusion facilitator family transporter, which translates into the protein KISSKPADEDHPYGHGRAELIASMLIGVLLAIVSVEFVHQSVDRYNNQESAEYGTIAIIVTLISIILKELLARYSIHFGKKHHLSTLIADGQHHRSDALSSVVVMAGIIAGSRFWWMDSLLGILVAIMIGYTAYRIFIKSADRLLGRSADEELRTEVISICDEVAKNNNIELHPHHFHVHQYGEHKELTFHVRMPKDWEIGFGHKILIQIEKILRDRLRIEATIHIDPN